In a single window of the Mustela nigripes isolate SB6536 chromosome 17, MUSNIG.SB6536, whole genome shotgun sequence genome:
- the ZSCAN4 gene encoding zinc finger and SCAN domain-containing protein 4 has protein sequence MALDLRISFQGEPSRNDSGSENLEHKPCQGQAIQEEKEIWEFPRTQLSLLQNNNNLCARQELQNLYKLFHSWLQPEKHSKDEIISHLVLEQFMINGHCSDRAMLKEKWNASGRNLEKFMEDLTDDGMKPPGLVHIHMQGQEALFSENIPLREVIVYFTKQLSAGTSTEENMGTPSWTPQDTSLETGQGEKAKENGDNIYPINDSITSQSSQIPSLLIIREEDSVSLKNPLSSRRAALGTSGSQEGALEGPFCQDVLTDGGPGFLSQLVQVTPEPVPTHQRTEGKSPCRGQQGGCRETQKSYRCEKCPRFFRYLSQLQAHQRRHKNERTFTCAECDKGFFQVSDLHVHQKIHAGEKPFTCSMCEKSFSHKTNLLAHERIHTGEKPYECSLCHRSYRQSSTYHRHLKTHQKRASRGLPSTPGASSGLRRLPDSRPQSRGDYTAQNARSRATASLSNEHFRRVLPRVRVPCG, from the exons ATGGCTTTAGACCTCAGAATCTCATTTCAGGGAGAACCATCTAGGAATGATTCTGGGTCAGAAAACCTAGAGCATAAACCCTGTCAAGGACAAGCCATTCAGGAGGAAAAGGAGATCTGGGAGTTCCCGAGGACTCAGCTCAGTTTATTACAAAACAATAATAACTTATGTGCAAGGCAGGAACTGCAAAATCTCTATAAGTTATTTCACTCATGGCTTCAGCCAGAAAAACACAGCAAGGatgaaattatttctcatttggtCCTGGAACAGTTTATGATCAATGGCCACTGCAGTGACAGGGCCATgttgaaagagaaatggaatgCCAGTGGCAGAAACCTGGAGAAATTCATGGAAGATCTGACTGACGATGGCATGAAGCCACCTGGATTA gtccACATCCACATGCAGGGACAAGAAGCCCTCTTTTCTGAGAATATACCCTTAAGAGAAGTCATTGTTTATTTCACGAAACAGTTGTCAGCAGGGACCTCAACAGAAGAGAACATGGGGACACCCTCCTGGACTCCCCAAGATACTTCCCTGGAAACAGGACAAG GAgagaaagctaaagaaaatgGCGACAACATTTATCCCATAAATGACAGTATTACCAGTCAAAGCAGTCAAATACCTTCCCTTCTCATTATCCGAGAAGAGGACAGTGTTTCTTTGAAGAATCCGCTTAGCTCCAGAAGAGCAGCTCTAGGCACATCCGGGTCCCAGGAAGGGGCCCTGGAAGGACCCTTCTGTCAAGATGTCCTTACAGATGGGGGACCAGGGTTTCTCTCTCAGCTGGTCCAGGTCACCCCTGAGCCTGTTCCTACACACCAGAGAACTGAGGGGAAATCCCCATGTAGGGGACAGCAAGGAGGATGCCGTGAAACACAAAAGTCATACAGATGTGAAAAGTGTCCTAGGTTCTTCAGGTATCTCTCTCAGCTACAAGCCCATCAGAGAAGACATAAGAACGAGAGGACATTTACTTGTGCTGAGTGTGACAAAGGCTTCTTCCAAGTGTCAGACCTACACGTGCATCAGAAGATTCATGCAGGAGAGAAGCCTTTCACGTGCAGCATGTGTGAAAAATCCTTCAGCCACAAAACCAACCTTCTGGCCCATGAGAGAAtccacacaggagagaagccctATGAGTGCTCCCTCTGCCACAGAAGCTACCGCCAGTCATCGACCTACCACCGCCACCTGAAGACTCACCAAAAGAGGGCCTCCAGAGGGCTTCCTTCCACACCAGGAGCTTCCTCAG GACTTCGCCGACTCCCCGACTCCCGGCCGCAGAGCCGTGGGGACTACACCGCCCAGAATGCCCGGAGCCGAGCGACAGCGTCGCTGTCCAATGAGCACTTCAGACGGGTTCTTCCGCGCGTGCGCGTGCCGTGCGGGTGA